Proteins encoded within one genomic window of Prosthecobacter fusiformis:
- the purQ gene encoding phosphoribosylformylglycinamidine synthase I: MPHALLIKFPGTNCDLETSRALEAAGFTAEVLPIAHLEPESLDRAQLIVFSGGFSYGDYVMSGRIAQLITKHKLGERLKKFVADGGYVLGICNGFQILTQLDLLPRGSLIHNDTGRFICRWAPLKKNGNTSPFLKALPDNFELPVAHAEGRFVGEAGDAEKYVKDGHAALLYGKDVNGSSAQIAGLQDDTGRVFGLMPHPERFIAKNTHYDPDWNGAEQGWGYYLFKGVAEAMAA, translated from the coding sequence ATGCCCCACGCCCTTCTCATCAAATTCCCTGGCACCAACTGCGATCTGGAAACCTCCCGTGCTCTCGAAGCCGCTGGTTTCACCGCTGAAGTCCTGCCCATCGCCCACCTGGAGCCGGAGTCTCTGGACCGGGCTCAACTGATCGTGTTCTCCGGCGGCTTTAGCTATGGCGATTATGTCATGAGCGGCCGCATCGCCCAGCTCATTACCAAGCACAAGCTGGGTGAGCGCCTGAAAAAGTTCGTGGCCGATGGCGGTTATGTACTCGGCATCTGCAATGGCTTCCAGATTCTTACTCAGTTGGACCTCCTGCCACGTGGCAGCCTGATTCACAACGACACAGGTCGTTTCATCTGCCGTTGGGCTCCTCTGAAGAAGAATGGCAACACCAGCCCCTTCCTCAAAGCTTTGCCTGACAACTTTGAACTGCCCGTCGCCCATGCGGAAGGCCGTTTCGTTGGTGAAGCAGGCGACGCTGAAAAGTATGTCAAGGATGGCCATGCCGCCCTGCTTTATGGCAAGGATGTCAACGGTTCCAGCGCCCAGATCGCCGGTCTTCAAGATGATACCGGGCGTGTCTTCGGCCTCATGCCACATCCTGAGCGTTTCATTGCCAAAAACACCCACTACGATCCCGATTGGAACGGTGCAGAGCAGGGCTGGGGCTATTACCTCTTCAAGGGTGTGGCTGAAGCCATGGCGGCCTGA
- a CDS encoding DUF3368 domain-containing protein gives MQVFSNTSPLCNLAIIGQLPLLWRFYTQITIPYAVWAELQELDHENARECLEDARASGLIYVIPVLDQSLIRLLGEGLHLGESEAIVLAYEKTGDLLLMDEHDGRAVAQRLGIPITGVLGILRRAKLEGLIPSLKSEITRLRAEAHFFIAPKLEEALLHSVGEMS, from the coding sequence ATGCAGGTGTTTAGCAACACATCGCCGCTGTGCAATCTGGCCATCATTGGCCAGCTCCCTTTGCTCTGGCGATTTTACACGCAGATCACCATCCCTTATGCCGTATGGGCTGAGCTGCAAGAATTGGATCATGAAAATGCGCGCGAGTGTCTGGAAGATGCCCGGGCTTCCGGGCTTATCTATGTCATCCCAGTACTGGATCAGTCCCTCATTCGGCTGCTGGGTGAAGGCCTTCACCTTGGCGAGTCTGAAGCCATTGTTCTGGCATATGAGAAGACTGGTGATCTTCTATTGATGGATGAGCATGACGGACGGGCAGTTGCTCAGAGGCTGGGAATCCCAATCACAGGCGTTTTGGGCATTCTCCGACGCGCCAAGCTGGAAGGCCTGATCCCTTCATTAAAATCCGAAATCACCCGGCTGCGTGCCGAGGCGCACTTTTTCATCGCCCCTAAACTGGAGGAAGCTTTGTTGCACTCCGTCGGCGAGATGTCATAA
- a CDS encoding UPF0175 family protein, whose translation MTVQIPDDIVSALRLPEAEQQERVTLELACSLYASGLLSGGKAAQLAGKPRLAFGAELARRGIARHYTEKDLALDLAHAGV comes from the coding sequence ATGACGGTTCAAATTCCAGACGATATTGTTTCTGCGTTGCGCCTTCCTGAGGCGGAGCAGCAGGAACGCGTGACCTTGGAACTGGCGTGCAGCCTTTATGCCTCCGGCCTGCTTTCTGGTGGCAAGGCCGCACAGCTCGCTGGCAAGCCCCGGCTTGCGTTCGGGGCGGAGCTGGCACGACGAGGCATCGCCCGTCACTACACTGAAAAAGACCTAGCTCTCGATTTGGCCCATGCAGGTGTTTAG
- the purL gene encoding phosphoribosylformylglycinamidine synthase subunit PurL, whose product MQANPSSAPRTERAVFRTISVRDLSADQLLDLSKKMKLSLSKADMQVVQQIFNDEGRDPTDVELEVIAQTWSEHCKHRIFNAKISHTLDGKDEVVDSLFKTYIRSVTEKIMEQKPDFVLSAFVDNAGFVKLDDNQAVCLKVETHNHPSAIEPYAGANTGLGGVIRDILGAGKGSKPVASIDVFCFGPPDTKQEDLKAKDVIHPLGVMRGVVRGVRDYGNRMGIPTVNGAIQFDDTFIYNPLVFCGTAGVIPIKDIAKEVKPGHLLIAAGGRTGKDGLKGATFSSAELTTDSHEEDQTAVQIGNPIEEKKVADFVLAARDAGLIEFITDCGAGGFSSAAGEMLSEVGGEVWLENCPLKEPGLESWQVFISESQERMVMAIEEHNLPALQKIADTWQSEIFVLAKADGSKRLKVWHHGQSVCDLHVEKLHGAPRREMKAHWRQPVAASPKIVVRPESWTQVLKTVLGDFSIVSREPIIREYDHEVQGNTVLKPLAGASGDAPQDGSVIKVDGSNQLVALACALLPEWGKTDPHAMGRACVDECVRQLVAMGANPERIAILDNFCMGNPDSEKELGALVECTKGMAESALAYGAPFVSGKDSFYNYFITDEGPVSIPVTLLVSGFGVIEDASHVVGSSLRRPGSKLAILGKTTPGLRGSVFAKYTQGAGLNGAPTWSETETWSNYNKYHELVKKGAILATHDLSEGGLAIALAEFAFSGKAGIKVELENFPASKDCTMAEILFGETPGRFLIEVAAEHVEAVRSAGAVIIGESTGERWMHVTHRGTTLIDAAIAELKPIWQNGLVQYY is encoded by the coding sequence TTGCAAGCCAACCCCTCCTCCGCACCTCGCACCGAACGCGCTGTTTTCCGCACGATCTCCGTTCGCGATCTCTCCGCCGACCAGCTTCTGGACCTGTCCAAGAAGATGAAGCTCTCCCTGTCCAAGGCGGACATGCAGGTCGTGCAGCAGATCTTCAACGATGAAGGCCGCGACCCCACCGATGTGGAACTTGAGGTCATCGCCCAGACGTGGTCAGAGCATTGCAAACACCGCATTTTCAACGCCAAAATCTCCCACACCCTGGACGGTAAGGACGAGGTGGTGGACAGCCTTTTCAAGACCTACATCCGCAGCGTCACCGAGAAGATCATGGAGCAGAAGCCAGACTTCGTGCTCAGCGCCTTTGTGGACAACGCCGGTTTTGTGAAGCTGGATGATAACCAGGCTGTATGCCTCAAGGTGGAAACTCACAACCACCCGAGCGCCATCGAACCCTACGCCGGTGCCAATACCGGTCTCGGTGGAGTTATCCGTGACATCCTCGGCGCAGGCAAAGGCTCCAAGCCCGTCGCCTCCATTGATGTTTTCTGCTTCGGCCCTCCAGATACCAAGCAGGAAGACTTGAAGGCCAAGGACGTCATCCATCCCCTTGGCGTCATGCGTGGCGTCGTCCGTGGCGTGCGCGATTACGGTAACCGCATGGGCATCCCAACGGTCAACGGTGCCATCCAGTTTGACGACACCTTCATTTATAACCCGCTCGTTTTCTGTGGCACCGCTGGCGTCATCCCGATCAAGGACATCGCTAAGGAAGTGAAGCCCGGCCACCTCCTCATCGCCGCAGGTGGTCGCACCGGTAAGGACGGCCTCAAAGGTGCCACCTTCTCCTCTGCGGAGCTGACTACCGATTCCCACGAAGAAGACCAGACCGCCGTTCAGATCGGCAATCCCATCGAGGAGAAAAAAGTGGCCGATTTTGTCCTCGCTGCACGGGATGCAGGACTCATCGAATTCATCACCGACTGCGGTGCTGGTGGTTTCTCCAGCGCTGCTGGGGAAATGCTCAGCGAAGTGGGCGGTGAAGTGTGGCTGGAAAACTGCCCTCTCAAAGAGCCTGGCCTCGAAAGCTGGCAGGTCTTCATTTCCGAATCCCAGGAGCGCATGGTCATGGCCATCGAGGAGCACAACTTGCCTGCTCTCCAAAAGATCGCCGATACCTGGCAGAGCGAAATTTTCGTTTTAGCAAAAGCTGATGGCAGCAAGCGCCTGAAAGTCTGGCACCATGGCCAGTCCGTCTGCGACCTGCATGTGGAAAAACTCCACGGCGCACCCCGCCGTGAGATGAAAGCCCACTGGCGTCAACCGGTCGCCGCTTCGCCGAAGATCGTCGTCCGTCCAGAGTCCTGGACCCAGGTGCTCAAGACGGTGCTCGGTGATTTTTCCATCGTCTCCCGCGAGCCGATCATCCGCGAATACGATCACGAAGTGCAGGGCAATACCGTCCTCAAACCTCTCGCCGGTGCCAGTGGTGATGCTCCCCAGGATGGCTCCGTCATCAAGGTGGACGGCAGCAACCAGCTCGTGGCCCTTGCCTGTGCCCTGCTCCCTGAATGGGGCAAGACTGACCCTCACGCTATGGGCCGCGCTTGCGTGGACGAATGCGTCCGCCAGCTCGTCGCTATGGGAGCCAATCCAGAGCGCATCGCCATCCTGGACAATTTCTGCATGGGCAATCCCGATAGCGAAAAAGAGCTGGGAGCCCTCGTCGAATGCACCAAAGGCATGGCCGAATCCGCCCTCGCTTACGGCGCCCCATTCGTCTCCGGAAAGGACAGTTTTTACAACTACTTCATCACCGATGAAGGCCCTGTGTCCATCCCGGTCACACTTTTGGTTAGCGGTTTCGGAGTGATCGAGGATGCCTCCCATGTCGTTGGCTCCTCCCTGCGCCGTCCCGGCAGTAAGCTCGCAATCCTGGGCAAAACCACCCCCGGCCTGCGCGGCAGCGTCTTCGCCAAATATACCCAGGGAGCCGGCCTCAATGGTGCCCCCACCTGGAGCGAAACTGAGACGTGGTCTAACTACAACAAGTATCACGAGCTTGTCAAAAAAGGTGCCATCCTTGCCACTCACGACCTCTCCGAAGGCGGTCTCGCCATCGCCCTGGCTGAGTTCGCTTTCAGCGGCAAAGCCGGCATCAAGGTCGAGCTGGAAAACTTCCCCGCCTCCAAAGACTGCACCATGGCCGAGATCCTCTTTGGTGAAACGCCCGGCCGTTTCCTCATCGAAGTCGCCGCCGAGCATGTAGAAGCCGTCCGCTCCGCTGGAGCCGTCATCATCGGCGAAAGCACCGGCGAACGCTGGATGCACGTCACCCACCGCGGCACCACCCTCATTGACGCCGCCATCGCCGAACTCAAGCCCATCTGGCAGAACGGCCTCGTGCAGTATTATTGA
- a CDS encoding peroxiredoxin, whose amino-acid sequence MLTIGHPFPEFRSKACNGVTNDDIIEITHESYPGKWKFFLFYPKDFTFVCPTELVEFGKRVRDFADRDTQLIGGSTDNEFSHLAWKQSREDLTALKYPLIAAQKLAGDLGILDPVEHVCLRASFLVDPNGIIQWVNVNNLSVGRSVEEALRVLDAVQSDELCPCNWKKGEKTLKV is encoded by the coding sequence ATGCTTACCATCGGTCATCCGTTCCCAGAGTTTCGTTCCAAAGCCTGCAATGGCGTCACCAATGACGACATCATCGAAATCACCCACGAGTCCTATCCTGGAAAGTGGAAGTTTTTCCTGTTCTACCCAAAGGATTTCACATTCGTCTGCCCGACGGAGCTGGTGGAATTCGGCAAGCGGGTGCGGGATTTTGCAGATCGTGACACGCAGCTCATCGGTGGCTCTACGGACAATGAATTTTCCCATCTGGCCTGGAAGCAGTCCCGTGAGGATCTGACGGCGCTGAAGTATCCCCTCATCGCCGCGCAGAAGCTGGCGGGTGACCTGGGTATCCTGGACCCTGTGGAGCATGTGTGCCTGCGCGCCAGCTTCCTGGTGGACCCGAACGGCATCATCCAGTGGGTGAACGTGAACAACCTTTCCGTGGGCCGCAGCGTGGAAGAAGCCCTGCGCGTGCTGGATGCCGTGCAGTCCGACGAGCTGTGCCCCTGCAACTGGAAGAAGGGCGAGAAGACCCTCAAGGTCTAA
- a CDS encoding carboxymuconolactone decarboxylase family protein, translated as MSQIDALRDLLPEAAKDLRLNLQAVLRPENLTSDQVWGIALTSAYFMNHVALRDAVLADAQAAGVGEAVIDDAKAAASIMGMNTVYYRFRHLVEKESYATMPARLRMLRMGQPKTDKATFELMSMACAALAGCGMCIQAHEATLVQHGVSEAAIHDSVRIAAVMQGTAVGLGIGV; from the coding sequence ATGTCCCAAATTGATGCGCTTCGTGATCTGCTGCCTGAAGCAGCCAAGGACCTGCGGCTGAATCTGCAGGCGGTGCTGCGGCCGGAAAATCTGACGTCTGACCAGGTCTGGGGCATCGCCCTGACCTCGGCCTATTTCATGAACCATGTGGCCCTGCGCGATGCGGTGCTGGCCGATGCCCAAGCCGCCGGAGTCGGTGAGGCAGTCATTGATGATGCCAAGGCCGCGGCCTCCATCATGGGCATGAATACTGTGTATTATCGCTTCCGCCACTTGGTGGAAAAGGAGTCCTATGCGACGATGCCCGCCCGTCTGCGCATGCTGCGGATGGGCCAGCCGAAGACGGACAAGGCGACCTTTGAACTCATGTCCATGGCCTGCGCGGCCCTGGCCGGATGCGGCATGTGCATCCAGGCGCATGAGGCGACCCTGGTGCAGCACGGGGTGAGCGAGGCGGCGATTCATGATTCCGTGAGGATCGCAGCGGTGATGCAGGGGACAGCGGTGGGGTTGGGGATTGGGGTGTAG
- a CDS encoding DUF2071 domain-containing protein, translated as MFLDTIHGIIDRRVLLNYRVDPAVLQRVLPLPFKPKLYDGYGVGGVCMIRFKHLRPRLLPSWSGLGSENAAHRIAVEWDQDGEPREGVFIPRRDTNSGFNKLMGGRVFPGIFQRSRFDVQESDSSLSLRIVRADGETEISFKGCTATDLTPGSIFPSLEAAVGFFSLGATGYSATKDAGHYHGMDLHAVDWTVCPLSIESAQSVFFDDRHRFPAGSVELDCALLMRGIQHEWRSRPDLYLSPSGASLTIQSS; from the coding sequence ATGTTCCTCGATACCATCCACGGCATTATAGACAGGCGGGTGCTTCTCAACTACCGCGTTGATCCCGCAGTGCTTCAGCGCGTGCTTCCACTACCGTTCAAACCAAAGTTGTATGACGGATATGGGGTGGGAGGAGTCTGCATGATTCGTTTCAAACACCTGCGGCCCCGGCTCCTGCCTTCATGGTCAGGCTTGGGATCTGAAAACGCAGCCCATCGCATTGCTGTGGAATGGGACCAGGATGGCGAGCCTCGTGAGGGAGTCTTCATTCCCCGGCGGGATACGAACTCAGGATTCAACAAGCTGATGGGCGGCCGAGTTTTCCCCGGCATCTTTCAGCGGAGTCGTTTTGACGTTCAGGAGTCGGATTCTTCCTTGTCTCTTCGAATCGTACGTGCTGACGGTGAGACGGAGATATCCTTCAAGGGGTGCACTGCCACCGATCTGACGCCTGGCAGTATCTTCCCCTCCCTTGAAGCTGCCGTGGGATTTTTCTCACTCGGTGCCACTGGCTACTCTGCCACCAAGGACGCCGGCCATTACCACGGCATGGATTTGCATGCTGTGGACTGGACAGTCTGTCCTCTCTCAATCGAATCAGCGCAGTCTGTTTTCTTTGATGACCGCCACCGCTTTCCTGCAGGTTCTGTTGAGCTTGATTGTGCATTGTTGATGAGGGGCATCCAGCATGAATGGCGCAGCCGCCCGGACCTTTACCTTTCCCCTTCAGGTGCGTCTCTGACGATTCAATCTTCGTGA
- a CDS encoding replication-associated recombination protein A yields the protein MSEDLFQPAESPGTVVDAQPDAPLASRMRPRILAEYTGQGHILGEGKLLRRAVQADRFSSLILYGPPGVGKTTLAHIISQETKARFVTLSGVESSVADIRKEADAALKLKKLTGQGTVLFVDEIHRFNKAQQDVLLPHLERGTLRFIGATTHNPFFYVNSPLVSRSQVFTLEPLGIEDLQHLMQRALTDTERGLGKWNATLTPEASLHLATVADGDARKCLNALELAVLSSTPDADGHVIIDLHEAEESMQQKTVVYDGDGDAHYDTASAFIKSMRASDPDAAIYWLAKMLYAGEDIRFVARRIVIAASEDVGMADSNALRVAVAAQQAVEAIGMPEARIILGHAVIYIATAPKSNRAYMAINAAMDDVKNGRTLPVPKHLRDAHYKGAKQFGHGEGYLYPHDYEGGFVPQRCLEGGKQYYDPTTNGLEARIKERLDHYRREWEKQAGGA from the coding sequence ATGAGCGAAGACCTTTTCCAACCCGCCGAATCCCCCGGTACGGTGGTGGATGCGCAGCCAGATGCCCCCCTCGCCTCGCGCATGCGCCCCCGCATCCTGGCGGAATACACGGGCCAGGGCCACATTTTGGGGGAGGGCAAACTCCTCCGTCGTGCCGTGCAGGCAGACCGCTTTTCCTCCCTCATCCTCTATGGCCCGCCCGGCGTCGGCAAGACCACCCTCGCTCACATCATCAGCCAGGAGACCAAGGCACGCTTCGTCACCCTCAGCGGTGTGGAAAGCAGCGTTGCTGATATCCGCAAGGAAGCTGATGCCGCCCTCAAGCTGAAAAAACTCACCGGCCAGGGCACCGTCCTCTTTGTGGATGAGATCCACCGATTCAACAAAGCCCAGCAGGACGTCCTCCTCCCCCACCTGGAGCGCGGCACCCTGCGCTTCATCGGTGCCACCACGCACAATCCCTTCTTCTACGTCAATAGCCCCCTCGTCAGCCGCTCACAGGTCTTCACGCTGGAGCCTCTCGGCATCGAGGACCTCCAGCACCTCATGCAGCGCGCCCTGACCGATACGGAGCGCGGTTTGGGAAAATGGAACGCCACCCTCACCCCCGAGGCCAGCCTCCACCTCGCCACCGTGGCCGATGGCGATGCCCGCAAATGCCTCAATGCCCTTGAACTCGCTGTCCTCTCTTCCACTCCGGATGCAGACGGACACGTCATCATCGACCTGCACGAGGCCGAGGAATCCATGCAGCAAAAAACCGTCGTCTATGATGGCGATGGCGATGCCCATTACGATACCGCCAGCGCCTTCATCAAATCCATGCGCGCCTCGGATCCCGATGCCGCCATCTACTGGCTGGCCAAGATGCTCTATGCAGGTGAGGACATTCGTTTCGTCGCCCGCCGCATCGTCATCGCCGCTAGTGAAGACGTCGGCATGGCAGACAGCAACGCCCTCCGCGTCGCGGTCGCCGCCCAGCAGGCCGTCGAGGCCATCGGCATGCCGGAGGCCCGCATCATCCTCGGCCACGCCGTCATCTACATCGCCACCGCCCCCAAGAGCAACCGTGCTTACATGGCCATCAATGCCGCCATGGACGATGTCAAAAACGGCCGCACCCTCCCCGTCCCCAAGCACCTCCGTGATGCCCACTACAAAGGTGCCAAGCAATTCGGCCACGGTGAAGGTTACCTTTATCCCCACGACTACGAAGGCGGCTTCGTCCCCCAGCGCTGCCTCGAAGGCGGCAAGCAATACTACGACCCCACCACCAACGGCCTCGAAGCCCGCATCAAAGAACGGCTCGACCACTATCGCCGCGAGTGGGAAAAGCAGGCGGGTGGGGCGTAA
- a CDS encoding ABC transporter ATP-binding protein: MNDFLSIEKVSKHFGPLKAVDEVTLQISQGEIFSLLGPSGCGKTTLLKMLAGFEKPDEGRLILNGEEMTALPPERRPVNTVFQNYALFPHLSVWENIAFGLRIAGKAKGEIKEAVERMLGLIQLGDHARKRPAQLSGGQRQRVAIARALVNEPKVLLLDEPLAALDLKLRQHMLAELQSIHAQVGTTFIYVTHDQGEALSLSHRIAVMEAGRVSQVDSPRGLYEAPTTSFVAGFIGDANFLEATVEEPQSGGFVRVKMEGMDSPLVVGQAGLRVGDRVRVMIRPEKLHLTLERPLSHQRVNIAKTRIEEVTYFGPHMKLQTRSGGQRLHIQQSTREALLTVGTEAWMSFAPEAGRVVD; encoded by the coding sequence TTGAACGATTTTCTCTCCATCGAAAAGGTATCCAAACACTTCGGCCCGCTGAAGGCGGTGGACGAGGTGACATTGCAGATCAGCCAGGGGGAGATTTTTTCTCTACTGGGGCCGAGTGGTTGCGGCAAGACGACGCTGCTGAAGATGCTGGCGGGTTTCGAGAAGCCGGATGAGGGGCGGCTCATACTGAACGGTGAGGAAATGACGGCGCTGCCGCCGGAGCGGAGGCCGGTGAATACGGTGTTTCAAAACTATGCTCTGTTTCCGCATTTGAGCGTGTGGGAGAACATCGCCTTTGGCCTGCGCATCGCAGGGAAGGCGAAGGGGGAAATCAAGGAAGCGGTGGAACGGATGCTGGGGCTGATTCAACTGGGTGATCATGCGCGTAAACGCCCTGCACAACTGAGCGGCGGACAGCGGCAGCGGGTGGCGATCGCCCGGGCGCTGGTGAATGAGCCGAAGGTGCTGCTGCTGGATGAGCCTCTGGCGGCACTGGATCTGAAGCTGCGGCAGCATATGCTGGCGGAGCTGCAGTCCATCCATGCGCAGGTGGGGACTACCTTTATCTATGTGACTCATGACCAGGGGGAGGCGCTGAGCCTGAGCCATCGCATCGCGGTGATGGAGGCGGGACGAGTCTCGCAAGTGGACAGTCCGCGCGGACTTTATGAGGCACCGACGACGAGCTTTGTGGCCGGGTTCATCGGCGATGCAAACTTTTTGGAAGCGACGGTGGAGGAGCCTCAATCCGGCGGGTTTGTACGGGTGAAGATGGAGGGGATGGACAGTCCGCTGGTGGTGGGTCAGGCGGGCCTCCGCGTGGGCGACCGCGTGCGGGTGATGATACGGCCGGAAAAGCTGCACCTGACTCTGGAGCGGCCTTTGAGCCATCAACGCGTGAACATTGCGAAGACGCGGATCGAGGAGGTCACTTACTTTGGCCCGCATATGAAGCTGCAGACGCGCAGCGGCGGGCAGAGACTGCACATCCAGCAATCCACCCGCGAGGCTCTGCTGACGGTGGGAACGGAGGCGTGGATGAGCTTTGCGCCGGAGGCGGGGAGGGTGGTGGATTGA
- a CDS encoding ABC transporter permease, translating into MKSRRELLLTLPSLGWLGVFFALPCVLIVALAFRESDLRGGVGEGWTLATVRLLVEGDYLAVVWSTLWMSMVTTVLCMALALPVCWALARMSAGWRQGVLLLVVVPFLTNFIIRIFAWRSLLHPEGVIKQGLVWLGLATDDTMLLNNAGAVLLVMVYTQLPFAILPLYAAAEKFDFSLVDAARDLGATKWQAFRKVFIPGIWRGLISAVVIVFVCSLGQYVIPKFVGGTGNEMIGNKIEQRAFSDRNLPLASALSGALLLVVLVPTLLLGRRRE; encoded by the coding sequence ATGAAATCCCGCCGTGAACTTTTGCTGACGCTGCCTTCACTGGGCTGGCTGGGGGTGTTTTTTGCGCTGCCTTGTGTGCTCATCGTAGCACTGGCGTTTCGGGAGAGTGATCTGCGTGGCGGGGTGGGTGAGGGATGGACTTTGGCAACGGTGCGGCTGCTGGTGGAGGGGGACTATCTGGCGGTGGTGTGGAGCACGCTGTGGATGAGCATGGTGACGACGGTGCTCTGCATGGCGCTGGCGCTGCCGGTGTGCTGGGCACTGGCAAGGATGAGCGCGGGGTGGCGGCAGGGGGTGCTGCTGCTGGTGGTGGTGCCTTTCCTAACCAACTTTATCATTCGCATCTTTGCCTGGAGGTCGCTGTTGCACCCGGAAGGGGTCATCAAACAGGGGCTCGTATGGCTGGGGCTGGCCACGGATGATACGATGCTGCTGAACAATGCGGGGGCGGTGCTGCTGGTGATGGTGTATACCCAGCTGCCCTTTGCCATCCTGCCGCTCTACGCGGCGGCGGAGAAATTCGACTTCAGCCTGGTGGATGCGGCGAGGGATCTGGGAGCAACGAAGTGGCAGGCTTTTCGGAAGGTTTTTATACCGGGGATCTGGCGGGGCTTGATCTCGGCGGTCGTGATCGTTTTTGTCTGCTCGCTGGGGCAGTATGTGATTCCGAAATTCGTCGGTGGCACGGGCAATGAGATGATCGGCAACAAGATCGAGCAACGGGCTTTCAGCGACCGTAATCTGCCGCTGGCGAGTGCGCTGTCTGGAGCGCTGCTGCTGGTGGTGCTGGTGCCGACTTTGCTGCTGGGGCGCAGGCGTGAGTGA
- a CDS encoding alpha/beta hydrolase, whose protein sequence is MRLRISFFLSLLLTTCSLAAEIPEALPLWEKGAPGSEARKDEAEQTEGKNVVNVHNPSITPFIPTKDATGVAVIIAPGGGHSKLCLGHEGYALAEWFQQRGIAAFVLKYRLAREKDSTYTIQDHAMADMRRAIRTVRAGAKEWGINPERIGVMGFSAGGELAAFAAMKNDAGQADAADVIERASSRPDFQALIYPGTSGLFSAEKGMPPLFIACGYGDRPDIAEGMATLYLKYKAAGVKAELHIYSNAGHGFGYKPDTNTAAGRWPERFTEWLTNSGLMK, encoded by the coding sequence ATGCGCCTGCGTATTTCCTTTTTTCTATCCCTTCTTTTGACCACCTGCAGCCTAGCGGCTGAGATACCGGAGGCGCTGCCGCTTTGGGAAAAAGGCGCGCCGGGATCCGAGGCGCGAAAGGATGAGGCGGAGCAAACGGAGGGCAAGAATGTGGTGAATGTGCACAATCCTTCGATCACGCCTTTCATCCCGACGAAGGATGCGACGGGGGTAGCGGTGATCATTGCACCGGGCGGGGGACATTCGAAGCTGTGCCTGGGGCATGAGGGGTATGCGCTGGCGGAGTGGTTTCAGCAGCGCGGTATCGCAGCCTTCGTTTTGAAATACCGGTTAGCCCGTGAGAAGGACAGCACCTATACGATCCAGGATCATGCCATGGCGGATATGCGCCGGGCTATCCGAACCGTTCGGGCAGGGGCAAAGGAATGGGGCATCAACCCGGAGCGCATTGGCGTGATGGGATTTTCCGCTGGTGGGGAGCTGGCAGCGTTTGCGGCGATGAAGAATGATGCGGGACAGGCGGATGCGGCAGATGTGATCGAGAGGGCGAGCAGCCGGCCGGACTTTCAGGCGCTGATTTATCCGGGTACCTCCGGCCTTTTTTCGGCAGAAAAGGGCATGCCGCCGCTGTTCATTGCCTGCGGCTATGGCGACCGGCCGGACATCGCGGAAGGTATGGCCACGCTTTATTTGAAGTATAAGGCCGCCGGGGTGAAGGCGGAACTGCACATCTATAGCAATGCAGGCCATGGCTTTGGGTATAAGCCGGACACGAACACGGCTGCGGGGCGCTGGCCGGAGAGGTTCACCGAGTGGCTGACGAATAGCGGGCTGATGAAGTAG